Below is a genomic region from Cloacibacillus sp..
CTATATATATAATTAAACTCTGCAAATGAGGCTAATTCTTTATTATTTTCTCCGTATTTTTCAAGAAAAAATAAATTATAGATAATTTAATTGACACGAAGAAACACAATGATATAATGAAGTCTAGGTTTTTATTAAATGTAGGATAATCCTATAGATACTACGGCTGGTTAAAAAAGCAGGGAGGTAATCTTAATGCCATGTAAATTGATCAATGCGGAGATCGTTGAGAATCTACTGACGATGAAGGACGCGGTAACCGCCTGTGAAGAGGCGTTTCGCGACTGGGGCAACGGCGAGGTCGTCTGTCCGACGAAAATCACTCTCGAACTTGGCGAGGACGCGGAGTGGCCGCCCTATAAGAACGGCCTGAACGCGATGCCGGCGTATATCCACAGCAAAAAGAGCGCGGGCATCAAGTGCGTCGGCGGTTCGCTGAACAACCCGCAGTGGGGGCTGCCCTATATCATTGCGCTGATTTTGCTCTTCGACCCCGCCACGGGAATATTCCGCTGCGTGATGGACGGCGCTCAGATAACGAATTACAGGACCGGGGCTCAGGCCGCCGTCGCCGCGAAGTATATCGAGGACAAGAAAAAGATAAAATTCGGCCTTTTCGGCGCCGGTGTGCAGGGCCGTACCCAGCTGATGGCCTTCAACGAGGTTTTTGAGATAGAGGAGGTCCACCTCTACGATATAAATCCCCAGGCGGCGAAAGCCTTTGTCGAGGAGATGTCGAGGGTGGTCGACACGAAATTTATCATAAAAGAAGATCCCAAAGATGTCATGGAGGTCACGGATATTGTCGTTTCCGTGACGCATGGCAAAAATAAGTTTATCAAGAACGAATGGTTCAAAAAGGGACAAATCATCTTCCCGATGGGTTCATTCACCGAATGCGAGGACGAACTTCTTCTGGGAGCCGACCATGTGATCGTGGACTCCGTCGGCCAGACGATGCACAGAGGGGCGCTGAAGAGCGTCGTGGACGAGGGGAGATTCAAGGAAGATAATATCAGCGCCACCATCAGTGAGCTGGTATGCGGTAAAAAGGAATACCGTATCTCACCGGATGAAAAGATAGTCTGCATCCCGATCGGGACCGGCGCGATGGATATCGCTGTCGCCACGATGATCTATGAGAAGGTAAAGGAACAAAACCTTGGCGAGTCCTTCGTCTTTAATAACGCGGTAGAAAATTAGTCATAAAATCACTTGAATCGCTGAAATGTAATGTGAAAATGGAGGGATGAAGATGTTTAAGTATCTGAAAGTTGGTCTCGCGGCGACGGCGGCGCTTTTATTGGGCGGCGCGGCCTGCGCCGCTCCGGCGTTCCATGTCGGGATCGTCACCGGTACCCTTTCCCAAAGCGAGGATGAAATACGCGGCGCCGAGTACTGCCTGAAAAAATATGGCGACGTATCCAACGGCGGTATGATCCGGCATGTAACCTATCCTGATAATTTTATGTCGGAGATGGAGACGACGATATCCCAGATAGCGGGGCTGGCCGACGATCCGCTGCTGAAGGTCATCGTCATCAACCAGGGTATCCCCGGCACTACGGAGGG
It encodes:
- a CDS encoding ornithine cyclodeaminase family protein translates to MPCKLINAEIVENLLTMKDAVTACEEAFRDWGNGEVVCPTKITLELGEDAEWPPYKNGLNAMPAYIHSKKSAGIKCVGGSLNNPQWGLPYIIALILLFDPATGIFRCVMDGAQITNYRTGAQAAVAAKYIEDKKKIKFGLFGAGVQGRTQLMAFNEVFEIEEVHLYDINPQAAKAFVEEMSRVVDTKFIIKEDPKDVMEVTDIVVSVTHGKNKFIKNEWFKKGQIIFPMGSFTECEDELLLGADHVIVDSVGQTMHRGALKSVVDEGRFKEDNISATISELVCGKKEYRISPDEKIVCIPIGTGAMDIAVATMIYEKVKEQNLGESFVFNNAVEN